One Vallitalea pronyensis genomic region harbors:
- a CDS encoding carbohydrate ABC transporter permease → MSKFNKIITISCLILFLIFLLFPFYWMISTSLKDMRAIFKLPPEWLPLNPTPENYVKLLQENYFITYYTNSIKVAFSTTFICMIASMFAGYGFSRYSFKGKNTCLMLILSTQMFPVISLLISLYSIYNQYHLLNTHFGLVIAITTASLPFCIWMIKGFFDEISISLEEAAKIDGCSRFGILFRIIFPLSKPGFLAVGMYTFLLSWDDFLYSITLINKDHLRTLPSGISIRYLGEFAYDWANVMTVSVVATLPILFLFLFCQKYMVAGLTAGGVKG, encoded by the coding sequence ATGAGTAAATTCAATAAAATAATAACCATTAGTTGTCTTATTTTATTTTTGATTTTTTTATTATTTCCTTTTTATTGGATGATTAGCACGTCACTCAAGGATATGCGTGCCATATTTAAGTTACCACCAGAATGGCTCCCATTAAACCCAACACCAGAGAATTACGTGAAGCTCTTACAAGAAAACTATTTTATAACCTATTACACCAATAGCATTAAAGTAGCTTTTAGTACAACTTTCATTTGTATGATAGCCTCTATGTTCGCAGGGTATGGCTTTTCAAGATACTCATTTAAAGGAAAGAACACATGCCTAATGCTCATCTTATCGACGCAAATGTTTCCAGTTATTTCATTGTTAATATCACTCTATTCAATATACAATCAATACCACTTACTAAACACCCATTTTGGGCTTGTCATAGCCATAACAACAGCATCATTACCTTTTTGTATATGGATGATTAAAGGATTTTTTGATGAGATATCCATTTCACTTGAAGAAGCCGCAAAAATAGATGGATGCAGTCGATTTGGTATATTGTTTCGTATTATATTCCCCTTATCAAAACCGGGGTTTTTAGCTGTAGGTATGTATACATTTTTATTATCTTGGGATGATTTTTTGTATTCTATTACATTGATCAACAAGGACCACTTAAGAACATTACCTTCAGGAATTTCCATACGATATCTTGGAGAGTTTGCTTATGATTGGGCTAATGTAATGACGGTTAGTGTAGTAGCAACATTACCCATCTTATTCTTGTTCTTATTTTGTCAAAAATACATGGTGGCAGGATTAACTGCTGGTGGGGTAAAAGGATAA
- a CDS encoding carbohydrate ABC transporter permease has product MERILRHGISERIKDKIFLITILSPALLLLCFSIFIPILKSVYMSFFDLSLTNMTNPVFNGLKNYQEVLTEGAFLHAFKITVTYVMLIVSIQFVLGMLLSLLLNKEFRGRRVLRSIVLIPWIVPTIVVALLWMWIFQADYGLMNYVLMKIGILAEPTKWVADPNLALVAVIVAALWRQLPFMATMLLAGMQSIPQELVEAGTIDGANKWQLFRHITLPFLKNVIKTVTLVAIIENFKMFPLFWIMTAGGPMNKTTTLAVLSYQTSFIELDIGKGAAIGTLWLIILMIISAIYNKLLTEK; this is encoded by the coding sequence ATGGAACGAATACTAAGACATGGTATTTCTGAACGTATAAAAGATAAAATATTTCTAATAACCATACTATCACCTGCCTTATTGTTATTATGCTTTTCAATATTTATTCCAATATTAAAGTCCGTCTATATGAGTTTTTTTGATCTGTCGTTAACCAATATGACTAACCCGGTTTTTAATGGGTTAAAGAATTACCAGGAGGTCTTAACAGAGGGAGCATTTCTTCACGCATTCAAAATTACGGTCACCTATGTTATGTTAATTGTCAGTATACAATTTGTACTTGGTATGCTACTATCACTGTTACTTAATAAAGAGTTTAGAGGAAGACGTGTATTAAGGTCCATTGTATTGATCCCTTGGATTGTGCCGACAATTGTTGTGGCTTTACTTTGGATGTGGATTTTTCAGGCGGATTATGGATTGATGAATTATGTGTTGATGAAAATAGGTATTTTAGCGGAACCCACAAAATGGGTGGCAGATCCTAACTTAGCATTAGTAGCAGTTATTGTTGCAGCTTTATGGAGGCAGTTACCTTTTATGGCGACCATGCTTTTGGCAGGCATGCAAAGTATTCCTCAAGAATTGGTCGAAGCAGGAACCATAGACGGTGCGAATAAGTGGCAATTGTTTAGACACATAACCTTACCCTTTCTTAAGAATGTGATTAAAACAGTAACGTTAGTAGCTATTATAGAAAATTTTAAGATGTTTCCTCTATTTTGGATTATGACTGCTGGTGGCCCTATGAACAAAACAACAACCCTTGCGGTATTGAGTTATCAGACGTCCTTTATTGAACTGGATATAGGAAAAGGTGCTGCAATTGGGACATTATGGCTCATAATACTTATGATAATATCAGCTATTTACAATAAATTACTGACAGAAAAATAG
- a CDS encoding DUF2752 domain-containing protein has protein sequence MKFSIFLNVAIIIALLSILIISVIAYIEGDLVYLSDQFIIGKCVIKEMTGYDCPSCGLTRSFVSIGHGQLVKSLHYNIAGLLLYILLISQMINSSLFLIRKKYSPHLSRFNWILGIGTCIILIINWILHLF, from the coding sequence ATGAAGTTTTCTATTTTCTTAAATGTTGCCATTATTATTGCCTTATTGAGCATACTCATCATTTCTGTAATCGCTTATATTGAAGGAGACCTGGTCTATTTATCGGACCAGTTTATTATTGGCAAATGTGTGATTAAAGAGATGACAGGGTATGATTGCCCATCATGTGGCTTAACTAGAAGTTTTGTATCCATTGGTCACGGTCAGTTAGTAAAGTCTCTCCACTATAATATTGCCGGACTGCTTCTTTACATACTACTCATAAGTCAAATGATCAATAGCAGCTTATTTCTCATAAGAAAAAAATACAGTCCTCATTTAAGCCGTTTTAATTGGATCTTGGGCATCGGCACATGCATTATCCTTATCATAAATTGGATTTTGCACTTATTTTAA
- a CDS encoding ABC transporter substrate-binding protein, producing the protein MKKYLSIILITLLCLNIFVGCSRKEDNKQIDNENNSSKDTLDNNETNLKDITLTFASWGVSEDSTKDIFETMAAEYKKINPHVTIDYISIPFGDIKKQTFIMSASNDAPDIIQTHTAWFSTYAASDIVVPLDDLLGKAYVDDLITSLRDDYTYRGQLMGVPWAPSPYILYWNKELFEQAGLDPETPPKTYDDMIAYAKKIAKLKTDNGDKIYGFGEAADKLPINGLVALRNLYSFGGSIYDKDGNVNINTPEVKAMFTFYKKLANDDLTPTSAKLKDLRNLFSIGRLGMYMDGYYGKAVYRNLSGKGEAFDKVWGAALVPHNATGESVSIGEAHGLVISKDCKNPDVAADFIKFITDKEMITKYHQSNDVLSARKSFASDPDLNDNEIAKILVDQLNNHSHALPPNNKGMEQGFLEIAGALQKVMLVDTNVDDVIEELNNKLKGLLE; encoded by the coding sequence ATGAAGAAATACCTATCAATCATTCTTATCACATTGTTATGTTTGAACATATTTGTGGGGTGTAGTAGAAAAGAAGACAATAAGCAGATAGATAATGAGAATAATTCATCTAAGGATACATTGGATAATAACGAAACGAATCTTAAAGATATAACATTAACATTTGCATCCTGGGGTGTTAGTGAAGATTCTACAAAAGATATTTTTGAAACAATGGCAGCTGAATATAAAAAGATTAATCCTCATGTTACCATTGACTATATCAGTATTCCTTTTGGTGATATCAAAAAGCAAACCTTTATTATGTCAGCATCCAATGATGCGCCTGATATCATTCAAACACATACAGCATGGTTTTCAACATATGCTGCTTCGGATATTGTTGTGCCTCTTGATGATTTATTGGGTAAAGCATATGTGGATGATTTAATTACATCACTACGAGATGACTATACATACAGAGGCCAACTGATGGGTGTGCCATGGGCGCCATCTCCTTACATCTTATATTGGAATAAAGAATTATTTGAGCAAGCTGGATTAGATCCAGAAACACCACCTAAGACTTATGATGATATGATAGCATATGCCAAAAAGATTGCAAAGCTGAAGACAGATAATGGGGATAAGATATATGGCTTTGGTGAAGCCGCTGATAAATTACCGATTAATGGTCTAGTAGCCTTAAGGAACTTATATAGTTTCGGTGGATCTATCTATGATAAGGATGGTAACGTAAACATTAATACACCAGAAGTAAAGGCCATGTTTACATTTTACAAAAAACTAGCCAATGACGATTTAACACCTACATCAGCTAAGTTAAAGGACCTGAGAAACTTATTCTCAATTGGCCGTTTGGGCATGTATATGGACGGATATTATGGAAAAGCTGTTTATCGAAATCTTAGTGGCAAGGGGGAAGCATTTGATAAAGTATGGGGAGCAGCATTGGTGCCACATAATGCAACAGGTGAAAGTGTTTCCATTGGAGAAGCACATGGGCTAGTCATATCGAAAGACTGTAAAAATCCCGATGTAGCCGCAGATTTTATTAAATTTATAACCGATAAAGAAATGATTACAAAATATCATCAATCCAATGATGTGCTATCAGCAAGAAAGTCATTCGCATCCGACCCTGATCTGAATGATAATGAGATTGCCAAAATATTAGTGGATCAATTAAATAACCATAGTCATGCATTACCTCCTAATAATAAAGGTATGGAACAAGGGTTTTTAGAGATAGCTGGTGCACTTCAAAAAGTGATGCTGGTAGATACGAATGTTGATGATGTAATCGAAGAACTGAATAATAAATTAAAAGGATTGTTAGAGTAA
- a CDS encoding ABC transporter ATP-binding protein, translating to MSKLVVVLWQKRTLLIALFTLCISRGILVLWLNKGYAELIDNILKGSYDLINNTAMLIVCAGIVQVVVLVTQSLISSKLAEKTGYALRTDAIDGILKSNYVTVNHLSTGGSLSKLNTDLSGIIEWIKNELSPLLSDSLLMIIVLTALLMMNWKLTVVSFFPVPFISIGAYLLSKPITSIEKKKNQTLSDVNVIAKSIVDAFSILKIFQMTHNLLSKIDKKINLSIQSEIKANNIRAKLMSINGFLAYIPTSIMWGYGGYMVIKGNLSAGTLLAFTNMSSFVRNPLVNLPAKICSIRAFMANTSRLMDMLTQFKSVHHHGRIKQDMTKKNVIQFQNVSFGYSKETNSLQNISFKIYRNTNIAVVGESGCGKSTILKLISGLYHPDQGEILFFGDSIRHTQLDHVRSQISYIPQDAQLFPISIFENITCGHSISMDRVMDACKAAQLMDFLNTLPDGIYTNIGEHGSRLSGGERQRISIARAIAKNAPVFLMDEATSALDGETEEKVLNYFNGLKNEHTVIYVTHKIKHAVNADLILCMKNGQLCESGTHDDLLQSNGYYSKLFMLQNMQEVIAHEKDSKAI from the coding sequence TTGAGTAAGTTAGTGGTCGTATTATGGCAAAAGAGAACCTTATTAATAGCATTATTCACTCTATGCATTAGTCGCGGTATACTAGTATTATGGTTGAACAAGGGTTATGCAGAACTCATTGATAATATCTTGAAAGGTTCTTATGACCTTATAAATAACACTGCAATGCTCATCGTGTGTGCTGGTATTGTTCAAGTTGTTGTTCTTGTAACGCAAAGTTTGATTTCATCTAAGCTGGCAGAGAAAACGGGATATGCTTTGAGAACGGATGCAATTGATGGTATACTAAAAAGTAATTATGTAACCGTCAATCATCTAAGTACTGGCGGAAGTCTGTCCAAATTAAACACGGATTTATCAGGTATAATCGAATGGATCAAAAATGAACTGTCCCCACTCCTATCCGATAGTCTATTAATGATTATTGTTCTGACAGCTTTATTGATGATGAATTGGAAATTAACAGTTGTTAGTTTCTTTCCCGTACCCTTCATTTCTATAGGTGCATATCTGTTAAGCAAACCTATTACGTCCATTGAAAAGAAGAAGAATCAGACTTTATCTGATGTAAACGTTATTGCCAAGAGTATAGTTGACGCTTTTTCTATTCTAAAAATTTTTCAAATGACACATAACTTATTATCTAAGATTGATAAGAAAATAAACCTGTCTATCCAATCGGAGATAAAGGCGAATAACATTCGAGCTAAATTAATGTCTATAAACGGCTTTCTCGCATACATACCTACATCTATCATGTGGGGTTATGGCGGTTACATGGTTATCAAGGGAAACCTTTCAGCTGGAACACTCCTTGCCTTTACCAATATGTCAAGCTTTGTTAGAAATCCACTTGTTAATCTACCTGCAAAAATATGTTCCATTAGAGCTTTTATGGCTAATACATCAAGATTAATGGATATGCTAACACAATTTAAGTCTGTTCATCATCATGGGAGGATTAAACAAGACATGACAAAAAAGAATGTTATCCAATTTCAAAATGTAAGTTTTGGGTATTCAAAAGAAACAAACAGTCTTCAGAACATAAGCTTTAAAATCTATAGAAACACTAACATTGCAGTAGTGGGCGAAAGTGGTTGTGGTAAAAGTACTATCTTGAAGTTAATATCCGGTTTATATCATCCAGATCAAGGAGAAATCTTGTTTTTTGGTGACAGTATTAGACATACACAGCTTGATCATGTAAGGAGTCAGATATCCTATATACCCCAAGACGCTCAGCTTTTTCCCATCAGTATCTTTGAAAACATAACCTGTGGTCATTCCATTAGTATGGATAGGGTGATGGATGCCTGCAAGGCTGCACAGCTTATGGATTTCTTAAACACGCTTCCTGATGGTATTTATACCAATATAGGTGAACATGGGAGTAGGTTGTCAGGAGGCGAACGTCAACGCATATCCATTGCAAGAGCAATTGCTAAGAATGCACCTGTATTTCTGATGGATGAAGCTACATCAGCACTAGATGGTGAAACGGAAGAAAAAGTTTTAAATTACTTTAATGGGCTAAAAAATGAGCATACCGTTATCTATGTCACACATAAAATCAAACATGCTGTAAATGCTGATTTAATACTCTGTATGAAGAATGGTCAACTATGTGAATCGGGTACCCATGATGACTTGTTACAGTCTAATGGTTATTATTCCAAACTGTTTATGCTGCAAAACATGCAAGAGGTGATCGCTCATGAAAAAGATTCTAAAGCAATATAA
- a CDS encoding AraC family transcriptional regulator, producing the protein MANNHPIHLIKQRTFILYFLSFLLSIVFSVIILGIVSYQLTVGSLEHEIIKSSSNALQQTNATLVSTLNEINDVTFQIGLNGSVSNYLYNTDNRFLLNAIHDTIKSYKQSHDYIESIELYAKPNKHIISSMGATQLFNNQISYQWIGKMENSKAQTKWLLSGQHINSEYKKINIISFIRKLPIGYNLRLGYITLHIDEQSISSIINTFNIHEDARTYMIDSTKSIISSLDKSLIKQANDQVFIERIVNNTKMEGQLTTPNGESLVFYIKNNVNDWIIISEVPYTYITYKTNKILFTTLTLCLGIIILGIIAAYYLSIRLYKPIIKLMAKAHVVDAEPQENSKNEFSYLSGVFDHITIHNKNLKKDIFLSAPALKEKFAYDLIHHKYTSLADVKEQITFLKLQLSLHDYVVLLIEIDNFDAIFEHNNIEDINLHKFAMDNIIHEIFIKNYTILTVDVDMKRLCLIVNVNTNEHLLHCENLYNLSKELIQVILSILKIEVTVSIGNIYDSILQLDMSYREAHDIMNYKIVLSKNIMFYEHYNNDVRMNYHYPIHTISHIINNLKTGDANKIARYLDKITDDIKKNYNLTYENIYRIFNQVIDSLILTLQELQIPLDKVLGENYFIYKELSNQKSIDSINDWLKEIFSKCCHFIHANNPDSNHYVEKIRSYINNNYKKDIFIDIIADYVNLNATYMCRIFKQETGKTVLEYITEKRMEEGKTLLINTDLTIGDIAGKLGYNNVHSFMRHFKSAEGITPGNYRKMAR; encoded by the coding sequence ATGGCCAATAATCATCCCATTCACTTAATAAAACAACGCACTTTTATACTCTACTTTTTATCCTTTTTATTATCCATTGTGTTCTCCGTCATCATCCTAGGTATTGTCTCATATCAACTAACTGTGGGTTCCCTTGAGCATGAAATCATTAAGTCATCTTCCAATGCATTGCAGCAAACCAATGCCACATTAGTAAGCACTTTAAATGAAATCAATGATGTGACCTTTCAGATAGGACTTAATGGCAGTGTTTCAAATTATCTCTATAATACGGATAACCGATTTCTTCTAAACGCCATTCACGATACTATAAAAAGTTATAAACAATCTCATGACTATATTGAATCCATTGAATTATATGCAAAGCCAAATAAACATATTATATCGTCCATGGGAGCCACACAATTATTCAATAATCAAATATCATATCAGTGGATTGGCAAAATGGAAAACAGCAAGGCTCAGACAAAATGGCTTCTATCTGGACAACATATTAATTCTGAGTATAAAAAAATCAATATTATTTCATTTATTAGGAAACTACCCATAGGTTATAATCTTCGCCTTGGCTATATTACCTTGCATATTGACGAGCAAAGTATCTCCTCCATCATTAACACATTCAACATCCACGAAGATGCTCGGACTTACATGATTGATTCCACCAAAAGCATTATTTCTTCTTTGGATAAGTCTCTTATTAAGCAAGCAAACGACCAAGTTTTTATTGAGCGTATTGTCAATAATACAAAAATGGAAGGCCAACTCACCACCCCAAATGGTGAATCCCTTGTGTTTTATATCAAAAACAATGTAAACGATTGGATTATCATATCAGAAGTGCCTTATACTTATATCACCTACAAAACCAATAAGATTCTTTTTACAACACTCACATTATGCCTAGGCATTATTATACTTGGTATCATTGCAGCTTACTATTTATCCATTAGGCTCTATAAACCCATTATTAAGCTCATGGCTAAAGCCCATGTGGTTGATGCAGAACCTCAAGAAAATAGCAAAAATGAATTCTCTTATTTATCGGGTGTTTTTGATCATATTACCATTCATAATAAGAATCTTAAAAAAGATATCTTTTTAAGTGCACCAGCTCTCAAAGAAAAATTTGCTTATGATTTAATCCATCATAAATATACATCACTTGCAGATGTTAAAGAGCAAATTACCTTTCTTAAACTCCAGTTATCGCTTCATGATTATGTGGTTCTATTAATAGAAATCGATAATTTTGATGCTATCTTTGAGCATAACAATATCGAGGATATTAACCTGCATAAATTTGCAATGGACAATATTATCCATGAAATATTCATCAAGAACTATACCATACTTACTGTAGATGTGGATATGAAAAGACTCTGCCTTATTGTTAATGTGAATACCAATGAACACCTGCTCCATTGCGAAAACCTTTACAACTTGTCCAAAGAGCTCATACAGGTAATTTTAAGTATCTTGAAAATAGAAGTTACTGTTAGTATTGGTAATATATATGATAGTATTTTGCAACTGGACATGTCCTATAGAGAAGCTCATGATATTATGAACTATAAGATTGTCCTATCCAAAAACATCATGTTCTATGAGCACTATAATAATGATGTACGCATGAATTATCATTATCCCATACACACCATAAGCCATATCATTAATAATTTAAAGACTGGTGACGCTAACAAGATTGCTCGTTATCTGGATAAGATAACCGATGACATTAAGAAAAATTATAATCTCACTTATGAAAATATATATCGTATATTTAACCAAGTTATAGATTCGCTTATCCTGACATTGCAGGAGCTGCAAATACCTCTTGATAAAGTCCTTGGTGAAAATTATTTTATTTATAAAGAGTTGTCTAATCAGAAATCCATTGATAGCATTAATGATTGGTTGAAAGAGATATTCAGCAAATGCTGCCATTTTATTCATGCAAACAATCCTGACAGCAATCATTATGTGGAAAAAATTCGTTCATATATCAATAATAATTATAAAAAGGATATCTTCATCGATATCATTGCTGATTATGTCAACTTAAATGCCACCTACATGTGCCGCATCTTCAAACAAGAGACAGGTAAAACAGTATTAGAGTATATCACTGAAAAGAGAATGGAAGAAGGTAAAACTTTATTGATAAACACGGACTTAACGATTGGTGACATTGCTGGGAAACTTGGGTATAATAATGTCCATAGTTTCATGAGGCATTTTAAATCTGCTGAGGGCATTACACCAGGAAATTATAGAAAGATGGCCAGGTAA